One region of Camelus bactrianus isolate YW-2024 breed Bactrian camel chromosome 20, ASM4877302v1, whole genome shotgun sequence genomic DNA includes:
- the PGK2 gene encoding phosphoglycerate kinase 2, whose amino-acid sequence MSLSRKLTLDKLDVKGKRVIMRVDFNVPMKKNQITNNQRIKASLPSIKYCLDNGARSVVLMSHLGRPDGVAMPDKYSLEPVAAELKSLLGRDVLFLKDCVGPEVEKACASPATGSVILLENLRFHVEEEGKGQDPSGNKLKAEPDKIETFRTSLSKLGDVYVNDAFGTAHRAHSSMVGVNLPQKASGFLMKKELDYFAKALENPERPFLAILGGAKVADKIQLIRNMLDKVNEMIIGGGMAYTFLKVLNNMEIGASLFDEEGAKIVKDIMAKAEKNSVNITFPVDFITADKFEENAKVGQATVASGIPASWMALDCGPETNKKYAQVVAQAKLIVWNGPLGVFEWDAFAKGTKALMDEIVKATSKGCVTIIGGGDTATCCAKWNTEDKVSHVSTGGGASLELLEGKVLPGVEALSSL is encoded by the coding sequence ATGTCTCTTTCTAGGAAGTTAACGTTGGACAAACTGGATGTTAAAGGGAAACGAGTCATCATGAGAGTAGACTTCAACGTGCCCATGAAGAAGAACCAGATTACAAACAACCAAAGAATCAAGGCTTCCCTCCCAAGCATCAAATACTGCCTGGATAATGGAGCCAGGTCAGTAGTTCTTATGAGTCATTTAGGTAGACCTGATGGTGTTGCGATGCCTGACAAGTACTCcttggagcccgttgctgctgagCTCAAATCCTTGCTGGGCAGGGACGTTCTGTTCCTGAAGGACTGTGTAGGCCCGGAAGTGGAGAAGGCTTGTGCCAGCCCAGCAACTGGCTCAGTCATCCTGCTGGAGAACCTGCGCTTTCATGTGGAAGAAGAAGGGAAGGGCCAAGACCCTTCTGGAAATAAGCTTAAAGCAGAGCCAGATAAAATAGAAACCTTCCGGACCTCACTCTCCAAGCTAGGGGATGTGTATGTCAACGACGCTTTTGGCACGGCCCACCGAGCCCACAGTTCCATGGTGGGAGTGAATTTGCCCCAGAAGGCTTCTGGATTCCTGATGAAAAAGGAGCTGGATTACTTTGCCAAAGCCTTGGAAAACCCAGAGAGACCCTTTCTGGCTATACTTGGTGGCGCCAAAGTGGCAGACAAGATCCAACTCATCAGAAACATGCTGGACAAGGTCAATGAGATGATTATTGGTGGCGGAATGGCTTACACCTTCCTGAAGGTACTTAACAACATGGAGATCGGTGCTTCCCTATTCGATGAAGAGGGAGCCAAGATTGTCAAAGATATCATGGCCAAAGCTGAGAAGAACAGTGTGAACATTACCTTTCCTGTTGACTTTATCACTGCCGACAAGTTTGAGGAGAACGCTAAGGTTGGCCAAGCCACGGTGGCATCAGGTATACCTGCCAGCTGGATGGCTTTGGACTGCGGTCCTGAGACCAACAAGAAGTATGCTCAGGTTGTGGCCCAAGCCAAGCTGATTGTGTGGAACGGACCTTTAGGGGTATTTGAATGGGATGCTTTTGCTAAGGGAACCAAAGCCCTCATGGATGAAATTGTGAAAGCCACTTCCAAGGGCTGTGTCACCATCATAGGAGGTGGAGACACGGCTACTTGCTGTGCCAAATGGAACACGGAAGATAAAGTCAGTCACGTGAGCACTGGGGGAGGTGCCAGTCTAGAGCTGCTGGAAGGCAAAGTCCTTCCCGGAGTGGAGGCCCTCAGCAGCCTGTAG